A genomic segment from Peribacillus sp. ACCC06369 encodes:
- the fdhF gene encoding formate dehydrogenase subunit alpha, which translates to MSDSNITIKINGMDYTAKNGATILEVINQNEIAHPQICYVPEVDPIQTCDTCIVEVNGKLVRSCSTTAMNGMDIALDSNKAKEVQTEAMDRILENHSLYCTVCDNNNGNCKLHNTAELMEIEHQKYPYTPKVELGAVDMSHPFYRYDANQCIACGQCVEVCQNLQVNETLSIDWEAERPRVIWDEGTEINNSSCVGCGQCVTICPCNALMEKSMLGEAGFMSGLKNDMLEPMIDLVKEVEPGYSGIFAISEIEAAMRETRTKKTKTVCTFCGVGCTFEVWTKGRKILKVEPTHEGPVNAISTCVKGKFGWDFVNSEKRLTKPLIRKNGRFVESSWDEALDLVASRLGSIKQQYGGNSVGFISSSKITNEENYVIQKLARQMFETNNVDNCSRYCQSPATDGLFRTVGMGGDAGTIKDIAAAGLVIIVGANPAEGHPVLATRVKRAQKLHGQKLIVADIRKNEMAERSDIHISPKQGTDQVWLMAVTKYMIDQGWHDQEFINENVNFFDDYKEVLEKYTLEYAELNTGISKKTLTQIAESIRDADGTCILWGMGVTQNTGASDTSAAISNLLLATGNYRRPGAGAYPLRGHNNVQGACDMGTLPTWLPGYQHVTDDAARAKFEKTYGVKIDSKPGMNNIEMLEAIDKGDMKAMYLVGEDMALVDADANHVDKVLSGLDFFVVQDIFLSRTAQYADVVLPGAPSLEKDGTFTNTERRVQRLYKALPTLGDSKADWEITQEIANRLGANWDYTHPSEIYDEMASLSPIFSQANYEVLEGWNSFLWGSHDGSNTPLLYVDGFNFPDKKARFALADWVEPHKFPEEYDLHINNGRMLEHFHEGNMTNKSNGIQSKVPDIFVEVSPELAKERKVSDGGLVRLVSPFGAVKLKVLITDRVKNNELFLPMNSVDKDSAINFLTGPIYDQRTSTPAYKQTMVRMEVLSASGDIPLPGTNPRNKKRHPQNGVEVELKWARPGYVHLTDK; encoded by the coding sequence ATGAGCGATTCAAACATCACCATCAAAATCAATGGGATGGATTATACCGCTAAAAACGGTGCGACAATACTGGAAGTCATCAATCAAAACGAGATAGCCCATCCACAGATTTGTTATGTACCTGAAGTGGATCCGATCCAAACATGCGACACATGCATCGTCGAGGTTAACGGGAAACTCGTCCGATCATGTTCGACAACGGCAATGAACGGCATGGATATTGCCTTGGACTCAAACAAGGCAAAAGAAGTCCAAACCGAAGCCATGGACCGTATCCTGGAAAATCATTCTTTATACTGTACTGTATGTGATAATAATAACGGAAATTGTAAACTGCATAACACAGCAGAATTAATGGAAATTGAGCACCAAAAATATCCTTACACACCGAAAGTGGAATTGGGTGCCGTCGATATGTCCCATCCATTTTACCGCTATGATGCCAATCAATGCATCGCATGCGGGCAGTGTGTTGAAGTCTGCCAAAACCTTCAGGTCAATGAGACTCTGTCCATCGACTGGGAAGCAGAACGCCCTCGGGTAATCTGGGATGAAGGAACGGAAATCAATAACTCATCTTGTGTAGGCTGCGGACAGTGTGTAACCATTTGTCCTTGTAATGCTTTAATGGAAAAATCGATGCTTGGTGAGGCTGGTTTCATGTCAGGTTTGAAAAACGATATGCTTGAACCAATGATTGACCTTGTTAAAGAAGTGGAACCTGGATACAGCGGGATTTTTGCCATTTCGGAAATTGAAGCGGCTATGCGTGAAACACGGACGAAGAAGACAAAAACGGTCTGTACGTTCTGTGGGGTAGGATGTACATTCGAAGTCTGGACCAAAGGCCGTAAAATCCTTAAAGTCGAACCTACTCATGAAGGCCCCGTTAATGCGATTTCCACTTGTGTTAAAGGGAAATTCGGTTGGGACTTCGTAAACTCGGAAAAACGTTTGACCAAGCCCCTGATTCGTAAAAATGGAAGATTCGTTGAATCAAGCTGGGATGAAGCACTTGATTTGGTTGCATCCAGACTCGGTTCGATCAAACAGCAATACGGCGGAAATTCAGTAGGCTTCATTTCCTCATCCAAGATCACGAATGAAGAAAACTATGTAATTCAAAAACTCGCACGGCAAATGTTCGAAACGAATAACGTCGACAATTGCTCTCGTTATTGCCAATCCCCGGCAACAGACGGATTGTTCCGTACAGTCGGCATGGGTGGAGATGCTGGTACGATTAAAGATATCGCCGCCGCAGGTCTCGTCATCATCGTTGGGGCTAACCCCGCAGAAGGACATCCGGTTCTGGCGACTCGCGTTAAACGGGCCCAAAAGCTTCACGGACAGAAACTGATCGTTGCGGACATTCGTAAAAATGAAATGGCCGAGCGTTCTGACATCCATATCAGTCCAAAACAAGGAACAGACCAAGTTTGGCTGATGGCCGTTACAAAATATATGATCGATCAAGGCTGGCATGATCAAGAATTCATCAATGAAAATGTTAACTTCTTCGATGATTATAAAGAAGTACTTGAGAAATATACCCTGGAATATGCAGAACTGAACACAGGTATTTCAAAAAAAACATTGACCCAAATAGCTGAAAGCATTCGCGATGCAGATGGTACATGCATTCTCTGGGGAATGGGCGTAACACAAAACACTGGTGCTTCCGATACGTCGGCTGCAATTTCCAACCTGCTTTTAGCTACAGGTAACTACCGTCGCCCAGGAGCGGGAGCTTATCCGCTTCGCGGCCACAACAATGTACAGGGCGCTTGCGATATGGGCACCCTTCCAACATGGCTTCCAGGATATCAGCATGTTACCGATGATGCGGCACGCGCTAAATTCGAAAAAACTTATGGGGTTAAAATCGACAGCAAACCAGGCATGAACAATATCGAAATGCTCGAAGCGATTGATAAAGGCGACATGAAAGCCATGTATCTTGTAGGCGAAGATATGGCACTCGTTGATGCGGATGCAAACCATGTCGATAAAGTGTTATCCGGATTGGATTTCTTTGTTGTCCAGGATATTTTCCTTTCAAGGACAGCCCAATATGCTGACGTGGTATTACCCGGAGCTCCATCTCTTGAAAAAGACGGAACGTTCACCAATACGGAGCGCCGTGTACAGCGTTTATATAAAGCCCTTCCAACTTTGGGAGATTCTAAAGCGGACTGGGAGATCACTCAAGAGATCGCCAACCGCTTAGGTGCGAATTGGGACTACACCCACCCCAGTGAAATCTATGATGAAATGGCAAGCCTGTCACCAATATTCAGCCAAGCCAATTACGAGGTGCTGGAAGGATGGAACAGCTTCCTATGGGGAAGCCATGATGGATCAAACACGCCGCTTCTTTATGTGGATGGCTTCAATTTCCCTGATAAGAAAGCACGCTTTGCACTGGCTGACTGGGTGGAACCGCATAAATTTCCAGAAGAATATGACCTTCATATCAATAATGGACGCATGCTCGAGCATTTCCATGAAGGAAATATGACGAACAAATCCAATGGCATCCAATCGAAAGTACCTGATATTTTCGTTGAGGTTTCACCAGAACTTGCTAAAGAACGTAAAGTCAGTGATGGCGGACTCGTTCGCTTAGTGTCGCCATTCGGTGCCGTTAAATTAAAAGTCCTGATCACAGACCGTGTAAAAAATAATGAGCTATTTTTACCGATGAACTCAGTTGATAAAGACTCAGCCATTAACTTCCTGACTGGTCCCATCTATGATCAACGCACAAGCACGCCCGCTTACAAACAGACGATGGTCCGCATGGAAGTATTAAGTGCAAGCGGAGATATCCCATTACCGGGTACCAACCCACGGAATAAAAAACGTCATCCTCAAAACGGTGTCGAGGTTGAACTTAAGTGGGCTCGTCCAGGGTATGTTCACTTAACGGATAAATAA
- the fdhD gene encoding formate dehydrogenase accessory sulfurtransferase FdhD — MKAIEMKRGIIRITKGNMERTEDTVVTEFPVTVKINGQEFVTMVCTPEYIEDMVIGYLASEGIIKKYEEIKEIWVQEKEGFVHVKTDKVNPYYQDFQNKRYITSCCGMSRQGFVFVNDALTAKKMDHVSVKLTPDDCFRLMKDLQNSAVTFQNTGGVHNAALCDVDGLVLSRMDIGRHNALDKIYGHCLKNGISIEGKAIVFSGRISSEILLKVAKIGCELILSKSAPTELALELAEGLGITTVGFIRNDSLNIYTCPERIQLND, encoded by the coding sequence ATGAAAGCGATTGAAATGAAGAGGGGCATCATCCGGATAACCAAAGGTAACATGGAGCGAACGGAAGATACGGTCGTAACGGAGTTTCCCGTTACTGTGAAAATAAATGGCCAGGAATTTGTCACGATGGTTTGTACACCTGAATACATCGAAGATATGGTGATTGGTTATTTGGCTTCGGAAGGCATCATCAAAAAATATGAAGAGATAAAAGAAATCTGGGTCCAGGAAAAAGAAGGCTTTGTCCATGTGAAGACTGATAAAGTGAACCCTTACTACCAGGACTTTCAAAATAAGCGGTATATCACATCTTGCTGCGGGATGAGCAGACAGGGATTCGTCTTTGTGAATGATGCGTTGACTGCCAAGAAAATGGATCATGTTTCGGTAAAATTGACTCCTGATGACTGCTTCCGCTTGATGAAGGATTTACAAAATTCTGCTGTCACCTTCCAGAATACAGGCGGAGTTCACAATGCCGCATTATGTGATGTCGATGGCCTCGTATTAAGCAGGATGGACATTGGAAGGCATAACGCCTTGGACAAAATATACGGCCATTGCTTGAAAAATGGTATTTCGATAGAAGGGAAAGCCATCGTGTTCAGCGGCCGGATTTCATCGGAAATTCTTTTGAAAGTGGCGAAGATCGGCTGTGAACTGATACTCTCGAAATCCGCTCCAACCGAATTGGCTTTGGAGTTGGCTGAAGGATTGGGGATCACCACGGTCGGGTTCATTCGTAATGATTCACTGAATATCTATACCTGCCCTGAAAGAATTCAATTGAATGACTGA
- a CDS encoding DUF1641 domain-containing protein, with protein sequence MAAPITEIHNPITEEEIKLQKLEELKTLITNNEDALNNMFKIVNELNDSGVFEAATSMLQGKEQIAKIALHQVTRQPVTNLINTLMGATGALMNADAAQSTKLLNSALAGIDEGNKFLQADKKIGVLDLMKTLNDPDINRAIGFGVHFLKGMGKELKE encoded by the coding sequence ATGGCAGCTCCCATTACGGAAATCCATAATCCCATTACTGAGGAAGAAATAAAACTTCAAAAACTAGAAGAACTGAAAACGCTGATCACCAACAATGAAGATGCATTAAACAATATGTTTAAAATTGTCAATGAACTGAATGACTCCGGAGTATTCGAAGCTGCGACCTCCATGCTTCAAGGAAAAGAACAAATTGCCAAAATCGCACTTCACCAAGTCACTAGACAACCTGTAACAAACCTGATCAATACCCTTATGGGGGCAACAGGAGCCTTGATGAATGCCGATGCCGCACAATCCACGAAACTGCTTAACAGTGCACTGGCAGGAATCGATGAAGGAAACAAATTCCTTCAGGCCGATAAAAAAATCGGCGTTTTGGATTTAATGAAAACGTTAAATGATCCAGACATAAACCGGGCAATCGGCTTTGGCGTCCACTTCCTAAAGGGAATGGGCAAGGAATTAAAAGAATAG
- a CDS encoding DUF2294 domain-containing protein produces the protein MSKVIHEFNDMIRKLRKELFGKGPDRIHTVFVDNMAVTTLYGNLTPTEMFISRSEEGRDMVHSARTKMIQDVYSESPPDGMEELVGAKLVHLFSDIKIKENIAISVFVFDKNIADKLNGH, from the coding sequence GTGTCAAAAGTTATCCATGAATTTAATGATATGATTCGTAAGCTGCGCAAGGAACTCTTCGGTAAAGGACCAGACCGCATACACACGGTTTTCGTCGATAATATGGCCGTTACTACACTATATGGGAATTTGACTCCTACGGAAATGTTCATATCAAGATCAGAGGAAGGAAGGGACATGGTCCATTCAGCACGAACCAAAATGATACAGGATGTGTATTCAGAGAGTCCTCCTGATGGAATGGAAGAACTGGTTGGAGCAAAACTGGTCCATTTGTTTTCAGACATCAAAATCAAAGAGAACATAGCGATTTCCGTATTTGTATTTGATAAGAATATTGCTGACAAACTCAACGGGCATTGA